Proteins encoded by one window of Vibrio panuliri:
- a CDS encoding tripartite tricarboxylate transporter permease, which yields MLDGILQGLSTAIMPMNIMMVVVGCFVGTFIGMLPGLGPISAIALMIPITYGLEPSSGLILMAGVYYGAVFGGSTSSILINAPGCSSTVVTAFDGYPMAKNGQAGKALALAAYSSFTGGTLSAIMLLVAAPMLAKVSLSFQSSDYFALMVLGLSAVAAFAGKGQVLKAWMMTILGLMLSTVGIDKGVGVERFTFGLTDLMDGFSFLLLAMATFALGETLMGILKPSKDTRGEEQDKLSNIGSMKVTKAEIKEVAPVSIRSSILGFFTGVLPGAGATIAAFLSYGMERNLAPKEQKEQFGKGSIRGLVAPESANNAASSGSFVPLLTLGIPGSGTTAIMLGALIAYGIQPGPRLFVEHPDVFWSVIISMYLGNIVLVILNLPLIPYISRLLAVPRTVLLPMILFFSITGVYLVSFNTVDVFIMIIIAIAAIALRIANFPLAPLLLGFILGGLMEENLRRALMISDGELSFLWERPITLAFTSLAALILLSPLLLNAVQKLMPKRVTATK from the coding sequence ATGTTGGATGGAATCTTACAAGGATTATCAACGGCAATCATGCCGATGAACATTATGATGGTTGTCGTCGGTTGCTTTGTCGGGACCTTTATTGGCATGTTACCCGGCCTAGGCCCAATCTCAGCGATTGCCTTAATGATCCCTATTACCTATGGACTTGAGCCTTCCTCTGGTTTAATTCTAATGGCAGGGGTTTACTACGGCGCAGTATTTGGCGGCTCAACCTCTTCAATTCTGATTAACGCACCGGGCTGTTCCTCAACCGTCGTAACCGCTTTTGATGGTTATCCAATGGCGAAAAATGGCCAAGCAGGTAAAGCGTTAGCTTTGGCGGCCTACTCTTCATTTACTGGCGGAACGCTATCAGCCATCATGCTATTGGTCGCCGCCCCAATGCTGGCAAAAGTCTCACTCAGTTTTCAATCGTCTGACTACTTTGCGCTTATGGTATTGGGTCTATCGGCGGTAGCGGCTTTTGCCGGTAAAGGACAAGTATTAAAAGCGTGGATGATGACCATCTTAGGTTTAATGCTCTCAACTGTCGGCATTGACAAAGGCGTCGGTGTCGAACGTTTTACTTTTGGGCTGACTGACTTAATGGATGGATTTAGTTTCTTGCTACTGGCGATGGCGACCTTTGCTTTGGGAGAAACTCTAATGGGCATTCTGAAGCCGAGCAAAGATACCCGTGGCGAAGAGCAAGACAAACTGTCCAATATTGGCAGCATGAAAGTAACCAAAGCGGAAATAAAAGAAGTCGCACCCGTCTCGATTCGATCATCAATTTTAGGCTTTTTCACCGGTGTACTACCCGGAGCAGGAGCTACTATAGCGGCATTTTTAAGCTACGGCATGGAACGCAACCTCGCCCCCAAAGAGCAGAAAGAACAGTTTGGTAAAGGCAGTATACGAGGTCTTGTCGCACCAGAATCTGCCAACAACGCCGCCTCCAGTGGCTCATTTGTGCCTCTGCTGACTCTTGGCATCCCCGGCTCAGGCACCACGGCCATTATGCTAGGCGCGCTTATCGCCTATGGCATACAACCCGGTCCGCGCTTATTTGTCGAACACCCAGATGTGTTCTGGTCAGTGATCATCTCTATGTACCTTGGCAACATTGTACTGGTGATACTCAACTTACCTTTGATCCCATACATCTCCCGCTTACTGGCGGTGCCGAGAACGGTGTTATTGCCAATGATATTGTTCTTTTCGATCACCGGCGTTTACCTCGTATCCTTTAATACTGTCGACGTATTTATCATGATCATCATCGCCATTGCTGCCATCGCGCTGAGAATCGCGAATTTCCCGCTCGCCCCTCTGTTGCTTGGGTTTATTCTTGGAGGATTGATGGAAGAGAACTTACGACGCGCCTTGATGATCAGTGATGGGGAACTGAGTTTCCTTTGGGAGCGACCGATTACTCTTGCATTTACCTCCTTGGCTGCATTAATTTTGCTTAGCCCTTTGCTACTCAATGCTGTGCAAAAACTAATGCCAAAACGCGTCACCGCAACCAAGTAA
- a CDS encoding tripartite tricarboxylate transporter TctB family protein, which yields MSDLPSRPPTSFFSQHNLMCRDRIAALIFLLVCLCYGYQTSQIPLFPGDEYEPFTARTLPTILTYLGIALSLMLLISANKDEEQLNMATYNWKLLIGFLVLMAIYGVGLTYLGFVIATSGFLLVGFYLLGERRKSVLFGASIPFVVAFYLLLTKGLDIYLEPGLLFLIWS from the coding sequence ATGTCGGATTTACCGTCTCGCCCCCCTACGTCCTTCTTCTCTCAACATAACCTGATGTGCCGTGACCGTATCGCCGCACTGATATTTCTTCTTGTTTGCTTATGTTATGGCTATCAAACCTCTCAGATTCCTCTGTTTCCCGGAGACGAGTACGAACCATTTACAGCACGTACCCTACCAACGATTTTGACTTATCTCGGTATTGCTTTGTCACTGATGTTGCTGATCTCTGCAAACAAAGACGAGGAGCAACTGAATATGGCTACATACAACTGGAAGCTGCTGATTGGCTTTCTCGTGTTAATGGCCATCTACGGTGTTGGACTTACTTATCTTGGGTTTGTGATTGCCACCAGCGGGTTTCTTTTGGTCGGCTTTTACCTACTTGGTGAGCGGCGAAAATCGGTATTGTTTGGCGCTTCAATTCCATTTGTCGTTGCGTTCTATTTGTTGCTTACCAAAGGGCTGGATATTTACTTAGAGCCCGGTTTGCTGTTCTTAATCTGGTCATAA
- a CDS encoding tripartite tricarboxylate transporter substrate binding protein, whose translation MFKGMKTTLAASIIAASFSLSAFAADIEKIHFLIPGGAGGGWDMTARGTGDVLVKEDLVENVSFQNLSGGGGGKAIAHLIETAERQEDTLMVNSTPIVVRSLTGVFPQSFRDLTPVAATIADYGAIVTTPDSPFDTWEDVVKAFGDDPKSVKVAGGSARGSMDHLVVAAAFKGEGYDARKVRYIAYDAGGKAMAALLSGETPLLSTGLGEVLEMSKSGQVKVLAVTAPKRLEAAPDIPTLTEYGNQTVFANWRGFFAAPGASQEKIDQWNLALSKMYNTEQWQVVRDRNGWIDNYKADKEFFAFLEDQETQMGNLMRELGFLK comes from the coding sequence ATGTTTAAGGGAATGAAAACCACTTTAGCAGCCTCTATTATTGCGGCATCATTTTCATTGAGTGCTTTCGCAGCAGACATTGAGAAAATCCATTTTCTCATCCCTGGTGGTGCAGGCGGTGGTTGGGATATGACCGCTCGTGGCACCGGTGATGTGCTGGTTAAAGAGGACTTGGTTGAAAATGTCTCATTTCAAAACCTTTCTGGTGGCGGTGGTGGTAAAGCCATTGCACATTTGATTGAAACTGCAGAACGTCAAGAAGATACCTTGATGGTGAACTCCACGCCTATTGTGGTACGTTCGCTTACCGGAGTGTTTCCACAATCCTTCCGTGATCTGACCCCAGTCGCGGCAACCATCGCCGATTATGGCGCTATCGTGACAACGCCTGACTCGCCTTTCGACACTTGGGAGGACGTAGTTAAAGCATTTGGTGACGACCCTAAAAGTGTCAAAGTGGCTGGTGGCTCGGCGCGTGGTAGCATGGATCACTTAGTGGTTGCAGCCGCATTCAAAGGCGAAGGCTATGATGCACGTAAGGTCCGCTACATTGCCTACGATGCAGGTGGTAAGGCAATGGCTGCACTGCTGTCTGGCGAAACCCCTCTTCTATCGACAGGTTTAGGTGAAGTCCTTGAAATGTCGAAATCAGGTCAAGTGAAAGTGCTGGCGGTCACCGCACCTAAACGTCTCGAAGCCGCCCCTGATATTCCAACTCTAACCGAATATGGCAACCAAACTGTTTTTGCAAACTGGCGCGGATTCTTTGCCGCTCCGGGAGCAAGCCAAGAGAAGATTGATCAATGGAACCTTGCACTGAGCAAAATGTACAACACCGAGCAATGGCAAGTCGTTCGCGACCGTAATGGTTGGATAGATAACTACAAAGCAGACAAAGAGTTCTTTGCCTTCCTTGAAGATCAAGAAACACAGATGGGCAACCTGATGCGCGAACTCGGTTTTCTAAAATAA
- a CDS encoding GNAT family N-acetyltransferase → MIEFRPAKETDLEQLNELMFQLHHEHHLQAPDSFKTAEEIEQEKSIARYLDDPECLVFVATVQDKIIAFVTGHFCELISTVSKPVQMGSIDELYVIPEFRQQKVAQRLYQVLETRLAEYGVKQVFVEVWHFNRGACDFYSDSGFEHHIHWLRKKLEQ, encoded by the coding sequence GTGATTGAATTTCGTCCTGCAAAAGAGACCGACTTAGAGCAACTCAATGAGTTGATGTTCCAGCTCCACCATGAGCACCATTTGCAAGCGCCTGATAGCTTTAAAACCGCAGAAGAAATTGAGCAAGAAAAGAGTATTGCACGATATTTAGATGATCCAGAATGCCTGGTTTTTGTCGCCACGGTTCAAGATAAGATCATTGCTTTCGTGACTGGACATTTTTGCGAGTTAATATCCACCGTTAGTAAACCAGTTCAGATGGGTAGCATTGATGAACTCTATGTTATTCCAGAATTTAGACAGCAAAAAGTCGCCCAGCGGCTTTATCAAGTGTTGGAAACGCGATTGGCTGAGTATGGGGTAAAGCAGGTGTTTGTCGAAGTATGGCATTTCAATCGTGGGGCGTGCGACTTTTATTCTGACTCGGGCTTTGAGCATCACATTCATTGGTTAAGAAAGAAATTAGAACAATAA
- a CDS encoding bifunctional NUDIX hydrolase/phosphatase PAP2 family protein, whose product MKTLLRSYIVKALGFLLIFISLSSMANTAPKGAVCLIRSDNNLVMVKEILTGKWSLPAGTIEANEPPQLAAQREVWEETGLVVTVGKELGRSDRAVFYDCVSDSDLIAFSQQDSAGGYALPIWFAPHYGIEVAQARLVDPNVIEAEAYRYPLQWQRVKELYQHATSQPTNFVESLAESAPSLNQLELPWIAQFQAWLLYSDEWYADTAHSLIMFGLLFSSPWWLLLLPVCYAYFGRDFTLKLVFTIIFGAMVVQLGKDGFQLPRPFAYQPSLNLAAQTGFGLPSLSLTLWTIAFAMIGNQFGERVGVRFNLLSVVVSLWLVIALFYSGSTFLVDSLAGMLFGWLCAWHMSRLETKLGSNSVEWFSSKGVWLVLSILSATLTALWQSPMMLGLSLTSIALLLSVVLFKLPTQVSMRRAIALSIILVVVSIGFILLHGHVDTSNLKSLIVKVAQLPSLVLISCGYLMCCNKKT is encoded by the coding sequence ATGAAAACACTTTTGCGTAGTTATATTGTTAAAGCTCTCGGCTTTCTGCTGATATTTATCTCGTTGTCTAGTATGGCTAATACTGCACCGAAAGGAGCCGTATGTCTGATTCGCTCAGACAACAATTTGGTGATGGTTAAAGAAATCCTAACCGGAAAATGGTCATTACCAGCAGGGACTATTGAAGCAAATGAACCGCCACAACTTGCTGCACAACGTGAAGTGTGGGAAGAGACTGGATTGGTCGTGACGGTTGGAAAAGAGTTGGGGCGCTCAGACAGAGCGGTATTTTATGATTGTGTTTCAGACTCTGATTTAATTGCTTTCAGCCAGCAAGATTCCGCAGGCGGCTATGCATTACCGATTTGGTTTGCTCCTCATTACGGGATAGAAGTTGCGCAAGCGCGTTTGGTTGACCCTAATGTCATTGAAGCTGAAGCATATCGTTATCCGTTACAGTGGCAACGGGTGAAAGAACTGTATCAACACGCAACCTCTCAACCGACCAACTTTGTTGAGTCTTTAGCGGAGTCCGCGCCAAGTTTAAATCAGTTAGAATTACCTTGGATCGCGCAATTTCAAGCATGGCTGTTATACAGTGATGAGTGGTATGCAGATACCGCGCATTCATTGATCATGTTTGGCCTGCTATTTTCATCACCATGGTGGTTATTACTGTTACCTGTTTGCTATGCCTATTTCGGTCGAGATTTCACCCTAAAATTAGTTTTCACCATTATTTTTGGTGCGATGGTGGTCCAATTGGGTAAAGATGGTTTTCAATTGCCTAGACCCTTTGCCTACCAACCGAGTTTAAATTTAGCGGCACAAACCGGATTCGGATTGCCAAGCCTTTCGCTGACACTTTGGACGATCGCTTTTGCCATGATTGGCAACCAGTTTGGTGAGCGAGTGGGGGTGAGATTTAATCTTTTAAGCGTGGTTGTCTCTCTGTGGCTTGTTATCGCACTGTTTTATAGTGGCAGCACCTTTTTGGTGGACAGTTTAGCAGGGATGTTGTTTGGCTGGTTGTGTGCTTGGCATATGTCTCGCTTAGAAACCAAACTCGGCTCGAACAGTGTGGAGTGGTTTTCAAGTAAGGGAGTATGGTTGGTATTATCAATACTCTCAGCGACACTGACCGCATTGTGGCAGTCGCCGATGATGTTGGGCTTGAGTTTGACATCGATAGCATTGTTGCTCAGTGTGGTGCTTTTCAAACTACCGACTCAGGTGAGTATGCGCCGTGCAATCGCATTAAGTATCATCTTGGTTGTGGTCAGTATTGGTTTTATCCTACTGCATGGACATGTGGATACGAGTAACCTCAAGTCGCTGATTGTAAAAGTGGCGCAATTGCCAAGCTTAGTGCTGATCAGTTGCGGTTACTTGATGTGCTGTAACAAAAAGACCTAG
- a CDS encoding methyl-accepting chemotaxis protein produces MLRNLTVKQKITFPIIALIALFAVSSIVNVVTSKQQGELTYKLNQVVVPTLFNIEDAYRDLYQATSAIQGIALAENNQEAIDFNKFEYEDNAYKAIPRMKKAQVVVDEGVMPATLNKDIQLLEEIANKWLASYESLLSNPQEQWGPIYQVNKTLYDNQFVAVREQLNVVKDQIEAERNTLQEEIAAAASKASAALEIGTSIVIILAMATCWLLINAIVKPLVGIQQAMEEIASGDGDLNKTISSNSNDEIGKLAASFNLFVAKIRSTIQQVVVTNTAVKNELSSLVEISQGIGEQTQLQRQESELVSTAVNEMQATSQVVSDNARDAANVSQQADVEVHTTNKVLDQTVESIRLLATEIDQASGVVNHLSSDVGDIASVLDVIKGIAEQTNLLALNAAIEAARAGEQGRGFAVVADEVRSLASRTQQSTGEIQAMIEKLQQGAEQAVEVMNSSRNSSESTIDSAAQATQSLQVIFDAIASMNDMNTHIASAAQQQTAVSEEVSQNIVRIASNSAQVVDNVQHAESRITGLNQQCDELDRLVSQFKC; encoded by the coding sequence ATGCTGCGAAACCTAACAGTCAAACAGAAGATCACCTTCCCGATCATCGCACTTATCGCCCTATTTGCGGTTAGTTCGATTGTCAATGTTGTCACATCTAAACAGCAGGGAGAGCTGACTTACAAACTCAACCAAGTCGTGGTACCAACGCTATTCAATATTGAAGATGCGTATCGCGACCTCTATCAAGCGACGTCTGCGATTCAGGGCATTGCGCTTGCTGAAAACAATCAAGAAGCGATTGATTTCAACAAGTTCGAATATGAGGATAATGCTTATAAAGCCATCCCACGTATGAAAAAAGCGCAAGTGGTCGTAGATGAAGGGGTTATGCCTGCCACCCTCAACAAAGACATTCAGTTACTTGAAGAGATTGCCAACAAATGGTTAGCAAGTTACGAATCATTGTTGTCCAACCCACAAGAGCAATGGGGCCCAATCTATCAAGTCAACAAAACGCTTTACGACAATCAATTTGTTGCCGTTCGTGAACAACTCAACGTTGTAAAAGATCAAATTGAGGCCGAGCGAAATACATTGCAAGAGGAAATCGCTGCGGCAGCCTCTAAAGCATCAGCGGCACTGGAAATCGGTACATCAATCGTGATCATCCTGGCTATGGCGACGTGTTGGTTACTGATCAACGCTATCGTTAAGCCACTGGTCGGCATTCAACAAGCCATGGAAGAAATCGCGTCGGGTGACGGTGATTTAAACAAAACCATCTCTTCCAACTCAAACGATGAAATTGGCAAGCTTGCCGCGAGCTTCAACCTGTTCGTTGCTAAAATCCGCTCTACGATTCAACAAGTGGTTGTCACGAATACTGCCGTTAAAAATGAGCTATCAAGCCTAGTAGAAATTTCACAAGGCATTGGTGAGCAAACTCAACTTCAGCGCCAAGAAAGTGAGCTGGTTTCAACCGCGGTAAATGAAATGCAAGCCACTAGTCAGGTGGTCAGTGACAATGCGCGTGATGCCGCAAACGTCAGCCAGCAGGCAGACGTAGAAGTTCACACCACGAATAAAGTACTTGATCAAACCGTCGAGTCAATTCGATTGCTGGCGACTGAAATCGATCAAGCCAGTGGTGTTGTAAATCACTTATCGTCAGACGTCGGTGATATTGCTTCGGTACTGGATGTTATCAAAGGTATTGCTGAGCAAACTAACCTACTCGCCCTCAACGCCGCGATAGAAGCCGCTCGTGCTGGCGAACAAGGTCGCGGATTTGCCGTTGTAGCCGACGAAGTACGCTCTCTTGCGAGTCGCACTCAACAGAGCACTGGTGAAATTCAAGCAATGATTGAGAAGCTTCAACAAGGTGCGGAGCAAGCCGTTGAAGTGATGAACTCTAGCCGCAATAGCAGTGAAAGTACGATTGATTCTGCTGCGCAAGCAACCCAGTCACTGCAAGTCATTTTTGATGCAATTGCTAGCATGAATGATATGAACACCCACATCGCCTCTGCTGCGCAGCAACAAACTGCGGTGAGTGAAGAAGTGTCGCAAAACATTGTGCGCATTGCGAGTAACAGCGCTCAAGTGGTTGATAATGTGCAACACGCAGAAAGTCGAATCACCGGACTAAATCAACAGTGTGATGAACTTGACCGACTGGTTTCTCAGTTCAAGTGCTAA
- the queE gene encoding 7-carboxy-7-deazaguanine synthase QueE — MYKLNEMFETIQGEGVFTGVPSVFIRLQYCPVGCAWCDTKHTWSAEPQDERAIEQVLEKTQESATWCAISAEELVAIYQQNYTAKHIVITGGEPCEYDLIPLTHAFESIGCQCQIETSGTADIHASDNTWVTVSPKVAMKAQLPIKSSALARANEIKHPVGASKDIDQLDQLLARGVVSQQVVIALQPISQKPRATQLCIDTCIERNWRLSIQTHKYLDIA; from the coding sequence TTGTACAAGTTAAATGAGATGTTTGAGACCATTCAAGGTGAGGGCGTCTTTACCGGAGTTCCATCGGTTTTTATCCGTTTACAATATTGTCCAGTAGGCTGTGCGTGGTGCGATACTAAGCATACATGGTCTGCTGAACCGCAAGATGAACGAGCGATTGAGCAAGTTCTTGAAAAAACACAAGAGTCCGCGACGTGGTGCGCGATCTCAGCCGAGGAGTTGGTTGCGATATACCAGCAAAACTACACCGCAAAGCATATCGTCATTACAGGTGGTGAGCCTTGCGAGTACGACCTTATCCCACTTACCCACGCATTTGAATCAATTGGCTGTCAGTGTCAGATAGAAACGAGTGGTACAGCGGATATCCACGCGAGTGACAATACGTGGGTGACGGTGTCACCTAAAGTTGCAATGAAAGCTCAGTTGCCGATCAAAAGTAGCGCATTGGCCCGAGCGAATGAAATCAAGCACCCTGTTGGAGCAAGTAAAGACATCGATCAATTAGATCAGCTTTTGGCGCGAGGGGTCGTTTCACAGCAAGTGGTTATTGCGCTACAACCAATCAGTCAAAAACCAAGGGCAACCCAGTTGTGTATTGATACATGCATCGAGCGCAATTGGCGACTTTCGATACAGACACACAAATATCTCGATATCGCTTAG
- the queC gene encoding 7-cyano-7-deazaguanine synthase QueC: MNKAVVVFSGGQDSTTCLVKALSEYDEVHAITFDYGQRHKLEIEVAQQLAQELGVKAHKVMDVSLLNELAISSLTRDDIAVSHELQENGLPNSFVPGRNILFLTLAGIYAYQVGAETIITGVCETDFSGYPDCRDEFVKAMNQSLVVGMDKPLFIQTPLMWLNKAETWALADQYDALDLVREKTLTCYNGIIGDGCGDCPSCDLRKTGLTDYLNNQQSVMAELIRKQASPDR, translated from the coding sequence ATGAACAAAGCAGTCGTCGTTTTTAGTGGTGGGCAGGACTCAACCACTTGTCTTGTTAAGGCGCTCAGCGAGTATGATGAAGTACACGCGATCACTTTCGACTACGGTCAGCGACATAAGTTGGAAATTGAAGTCGCACAACAACTTGCACAAGAGTTGGGCGTAAAAGCTCATAAAGTGATGGATGTTAGCCTGCTCAATGAACTCGCAATCAGCTCACTTACTCGTGATGACATTGCGGTATCACATGAATTGCAAGAGAACGGATTACCTAACTCGTTTGTACCTGGACGCAACATTCTGTTTTTGACCTTAGCGGGTATCTACGCGTATCAAGTGGGTGCAGAAACCATCATTACCGGTGTGTGTGAGACAGATTTCTCCGGCTACCCAGATTGCAGAGATGAGTTTGTCAAAGCGATGAATCAATCTTTGGTGGTTGGGATGGATAAACCATTGTTTATTCAAACCCCTTTAATGTGGTTGAACAAAGCAGAAACTTGGGCGCTTGCCGATCAGTACGATGCGCTTGATTTGGTCAGAGAGAAAACTTTAACGTGTTACAACGGTATTATTGGCGATGGTTGTGGAGATTGCCCATCCTGCGATTTACGCAAGACGGGCTTAACGGACTACTTAAACAATCAGCAATCTGTAATGGCTGAGTTAATTCGTAAGCAAGCTAGCCCAGATAGATAG
- a CDS encoding GGDEF domain-containing protein, whose protein sequence is MARLFAVSALLASFYTNALSDRAQWEKAYADASLSNKQRALALLQDRYNALPPGVEKLYVSSKLHGFMLLHGQPYYGNQNRHDGEFASQEQLFIDALNSEEQLDFVSARNSYLTLLDQVDKQDSLDGKILLEYHLCRVLNRQSLYHQAEVYCSSLQTHIEDIAEPILPKYIALRVIANNQEFLGEYQAALDTYQQLLKLIPSYVDSSGIYNDAGLLLATLGHYQQAKEYINTALTMRADDPASLKLAQSHHSMGKVMLKQQLYELAITHFAQSIKIAQQYNHLYGLAFGQLGIGQAYIGLKDYPQATQFLFDALDSATKQQNHQLRGEIYLALAGAHETQKKYLTALEFAQQALDLSTTIGSDRLTSQALEQLAKISERQENYDLALKYYRDYARLELKKRDKESKNAFVALDLARRDYFHQIRNETLSNENLSLRKMQNASEQKAAIYSFVALLLLLAVTAQFVYHKKRCAELKLDGLSGCLSRTVCIRNIKKQRACSSADHRHILVLLDLDNFKSINDTFGHPIGDLMLKRVGQVIREQTSSVDFTGRFGGEEFMLLLKEVDELDIQQRIEQLHTAISSMRLETDGYQAVQVTATLAYLATTKALNDFDELYSILDQALYQAKKSGKNRVIDAYNDPIYLG, encoded by the coding sequence TTGGCTAGACTCTTCGCCGTATCCGCGTTGCTTGCCTCTTTTTACACCAACGCCTTATCTGACCGAGCTCAATGGGAAAAAGCTTATGCTGATGCCTCACTAAGTAACAAACAACGAGCCCTAGCCTTACTGCAAGATCGATATAATGCCCTTCCTCCTGGTGTCGAGAAGCTCTACGTCAGTAGTAAGCTCCACGGTTTTATGTTGCTCCATGGACAACCCTACTACGGTAACCAAAACAGACACGATGGCGAGTTTGCCTCGCAAGAGCAGCTTTTTATTGATGCACTTAATAGTGAGGAGCAGCTAGACTTTGTTTCTGCGCGCAACAGTTACCTCACCTTGTTAGATCAAGTCGACAAGCAAGACTCACTGGATGGAAAGATACTGCTCGAGTATCACCTATGTCGGGTTCTTAACCGACAATCCCTCTATCACCAAGCAGAAGTGTATTGTTCATCGCTGCAGACGCATATTGAGGACATTGCCGAACCAATATTGCCGAAATATATCGCATTACGTGTGATTGCCAACAACCAAGAGTTTTTAGGAGAGTACCAAGCGGCACTCGATACCTATCAGCAATTACTTAAACTGATCCCAAGCTACGTTGATTCATCTGGTATTTATAATGATGCTGGCCTACTGCTCGCGACTCTAGGGCACTATCAGCAAGCCAAAGAATACATCAACACTGCGTTAACCATGCGCGCAGATGACCCTGCATCTTTAAAACTCGCTCAAAGTCATCACAGCATGGGGAAAGTGATGCTTAAGCAGCAACTCTATGAACTGGCGATTACTCATTTTGCGCAGTCAATTAAAATTGCCCAGCAGTACAATCACCTCTATGGGCTAGCGTTTGGACAACTAGGGATCGGGCAAGCATACATTGGCTTAAAAGATTACCCACAAGCGACTCAATTTCTATTTGATGCGCTCGATAGTGCGACTAAACAACAAAACCACCAGCTTCGAGGAGAGATTTACCTCGCCTTGGCCGGTGCCCATGAGACGCAGAAAAAATACCTGACTGCGCTCGAGTTTGCTCAACAAGCTCTTGACCTTTCAACAACGATTGGCAGCGATAGGCTGACGTCACAAGCGCTTGAGCAATTGGCAAAAATATCAGAACGACAAGAAAACTACGATCTTGCATTAAAGTATTATCGTGATTACGCGCGCTTAGAACTGAAGAAGCGAGACAAAGAAAGTAAGAATGCATTTGTCGCACTGGATCTAGCCAGAAGAGACTACTTCCATCAGATCCGCAATGAGACACTTAGCAACGAGAACCTGTCACTGCGTAAAATGCAGAACGCATCTGAACAGAAAGCAGCAATATACAGCTTCGTTGCCCTACTGTTGCTGTTGGCGGTTACCGCCCAGTTTGTTTACCACAAGAAACGTTGCGCCGAGCTAAAACTTGACGGATTAAGTGGTTGTCTTAGCCGAACTGTTTGCATCCGAAACATCAAAAAGCAGCGTGCATGCAGTAGCGCAGATCATCGCCACATATTGGTACTGCTCGACCTTGATAACTTTAAATCAATCAATGATACCTTTGGTCATCCTATCGGTGACTTAATGTTAAAAAGAGTTGGACAGGTAATTCGCGAACAGACTTCTTCGGTCGATTTCACCGGACGATTTGGTGGTGAGGAATTTATGCTGTTGTTAAAAGAAGTGGATGAGTTGGACATTCAGCAGCGCATTGAGCAACTGCATACCGCGATAAGTTCCATGCGACTCGAAACCGATGGCTATCAAGCCGTTCAAGTTACGGCCACACTCGCCTACTTAGCGACGACAAAAGCGCTCAATGACTTCGATGAGTTGTACTCAATCTTGGACCAAGCGCTTTATCAAGCAAAGAAAAGTGGCAAGAATCGCGTTATCGATGCCTATAACGACCCTATCTATCTGGGCTAG
- a CDS encoding DUF2750 domain-containing protein, translating into MSKLTADIDANLALFIEETKASQLVWGLRNEEGWLSCDSTEFEETEVMPFWSSKEDAQTHNVEEWADFEVLEIPLDIFVEDWLLTLDEDGVLVGTNWNATLEGKEVEPSELAKLYL; encoded by the coding sequence ATGAGCAAACTAACCGCAGATATCGATGCTAACTTGGCTCTTTTTATTGAAGAAACAAAAGCAAGCCAACTTGTTTGGGGTCTTCGCAATGAAGAAGGTTGGCTTTCTTGCGACTCGACAGAGTTTGAAGAAACTGAGGTGATGCCATTTTGGTCTTCAAAAGAAGATGCACAAACGCATAATGTCGAAGAGTGGGCTGATTTTGAAGTTTTAGAAATCCCACTTGATATTTTCGTCGAAGATTGGTTATTGACCCTAGATGAAGATGGCGTACTAGTCGGTACAAACTGGAACGCGACGCTAGAAGGTAAAGAAGTTGAGCCGTCTGAGTTAGCAAAACTTTACCTATAA